The Proteiniborus ethanoligenes DNA segment TCTGCCCGTGAATTTACATGTAGCTTTTTGTAAATTGCTGTTTGATAGGTATTGGCAGTGGAATAGCTTATACCAAGTTGTTTTGCAGCCTCTTTCAGGCTATAGCCTCCCAACAAAATAAGAAATGTCTCTTTTTCTCTGGGTGTCAGGTTTTTCACCAATTTTGACTTTTCGTCGGGGCTGAGATTCAGCTTTTTTCCATAACTTGTTTGAGAACCAAAAATTGTTGTTTCCTTCTCATACAACTCCGCTGTTTCGAATTTTGATTTCAAGAGTTTGATCTTATCCATCAACCCCAAGTAGATCACCTCCTAACTAGCGTCTGGGGATACATAAACTATAGCCTCAGAAATACACGGTGTCACTTCAGTAGTTTACGTGACATACGCAAAAACCCCCTCTCATTAGAACTAATGAGAGGGGGTTAGATGGGTTGTGGTATCCGCTATTTCTTGTATTCTTGGAGCAGTATCAATAACTCGGTACGGCTGTTGATATTTAGTTTCCGATAGATAGAAGTGCAGTAGGTATTGATAGTCGAATAGGCTTTGGATTG contains these protein-coding regions:
- a CDS encoding helix-turn-helix transcriptional regulator, with the translated sequence MDKIKLLKSKFETAELYEKETTIFGSQTSYGKKLNLSPDEKSKLVKNLTPREKETFLILLGGYSLKEAAKQLGISYSTANTYQTAIYKKLHVNSRAELIINFRDLWETREE